In Bombus fervidus isolate BK054 chromosome 11, iyBomFerv1, whole genome shotgun sequence, a single genomic region encodes these proteins:
- the Tg gene encoding transglutaminase isoform X2, with amino-acid sequence MGKVCSCFSRFRAIFKPETVTDSPLKPLCTKPECLPRPPAASSSGEDFGVPVLTIADVDPCIAENGVNHRTSRYDLMTRQDDKSRLVVRRGQEFYLHLTLSRDYEPSIDGMSIIFTVDGVERPLYGHGTLVATAVLYPGEPSEGSWHATIDAIQHNFIRLKIVAAPDAIIGKWRIDIDTKNKNLDGAVSYTVKQPFYLIFNPWCREDAVYMEEEDQRQEYVMAEDGLIWRGSYNRLRPTVWKYSQFERDILDCALHLMIQVGKVRIHGRNDPVVISRVLSAAVNSPDDNGAVMGNWSDDFGGGTPPTKWLGSQKILQQYYKTKKPVKYGQCWVFSGVLATVCRTLGLPCRVVTNYASAHDTQSSLTVDYFVDAEGKVMEEMNSDSIWNFHVWNEVWMTRLDLSPEYSGWQAIDATPQELSEDAYRCGPASVAAVKKGEVLRPYDNAFLFAEVNADKVFWRYNGPTQPLKLIRKDVFGIGQFISTKAIGRWAREDITHTYKYPEKSEEERAAMLKALRQSQSLFSRYYLNEEFNDVMFNFELRDDIVIGQPFSVVLLIKNRSNYNEYEVSVILRVETVLYTGRVGDPVKRLNIDRLVRSGVLEEVRMDVSWEEYGPRLLNQCAFNISCLATIKDTNFEYFAQDDFRVRKPDIKITLENEPEVGKTLNATAKFQNPLPIPLKKCRFLIEGPGMDEQLKLKLSDQVEVDAYAECSFSMVPKFEGRATIAAKFYSKELEDVDGFVNFMVKSMKAVTNGE; translated from the exons ATGGGCAAGGTTTGTTCTTGTTTTTCACGATTTAGAGCAATTTTTAAACCCGAAACTGTTACGGACAGTCCCCTTAAGCCATTATGCACAAAACCGGAATGTCTTCCACGGCCACCTGCTGCATCTAGTTCTG GGGAAGATTTTGGAGTTCCAGTGTTGACGATCGCGGACGTGGATCCGTGTATCGCCGAGAATGGAGTCAATCACAGAACGTCCAGATACGACTTGATGACTAGACAGGACGACAAATCTAGGCTGGTCGTTAGACGGGGACAAGAATTTTACTTACACTTGACTTTGTCCAGAGATTACGAGCCAAGTATCGATGGTATGTCGATAATTTTCACGGTTGACGGAGTCGAGAGGCCGCTATACGGGCACGGAACCCTCGTTGCGACGGCTGTTCTTTATCCGGGAGAACCGTCCGAGGGTTCCTGGCATGCCACCATTGACGCTATTCAAcacaattttattcgattgaAG ATCGTAGCAGCTCCCGACGCGATAATAGGCAAGTGGAGGATAGACATCGACACCAAGAACAAGAATTTAGACGGAGCCGTTAGTTACACGGTGAAACAACCGTTTTATCTAATTTTCAATCCCTGGTGCAGAG AGGACGCGGTGTACATGGAGGAGGAGGATCAGCGACAGGAGTACGTGATGGCGGAGGATGGTTTGATATGGCGTGGAAGCTACAATCGTCTGAGACCAACGGTTTGGAAATATTCGCAGTTCGAGCGAGACATATTAGATTGCGCGCTGCATCTGATGATTCAAGTTGGGAAGGTTCGAATACACGGCAGAAACGACCCTGTCGTTATATCTCGCGTTCTGTCGGCAGCT GTAAATTCGCCGGATGACAATGGCGCGGTAATGGGTAACTGGTCCGACGATTTTGGAGGTGGTACACCACCGACCAAATGGTTGGGTTCGCAAAAGATCCTGCAACAATACTATAAGACTAAGAAACCGGTCAAGTATGGTCAATGCTGGGTATTCTCAGGAGTGTTGGCCACCGTTTGCCGTACCCTGGGACTACCTTGTCGCGTGGTAACCAATTACGCGAGCGCGCACGACACTCAGAGCAGCTTGACCGTCGACTATTTCGTCGACGCCGAGGGGAAAGTTATGGAGGAGATGAACAGCGATTCGATATG GAATTTCCACGTGTGGAACGAGGTATGGATGACTCGATTGGACTTGTCGCCGGAATATTCTGGTTGGCAAGCGATCGATGCGACTCCTCAAGAATTGAGCGAAGACGCGTACCGTTGCGGACCGGCTTCCGTCGCCGCTGTGAAGAAAGGCGAGGTTCTCCGACCTTACGACAATGCTTTCCTCTTCGCCGAGGTTAACGCGGATAAAGTGTTTTGGCGTTACAACGGACCGACTCAACCTTTAAAGTTGATTCGAAAGGACGTGTTCGG CATCGGGCAATTTATTAGCACAAAAGCGATCGGTAGATGGGCGAGGGAAGATATCACTCATACCTACAAGTATCCAGAAA AGTCGGAGGAAGAACGGGCTGCCATGTTGAAGGCGTTGCGTCAAAGTCAGTCGTTGTTTAGTCGTTATTACCTCAACGAGGAGTTCAACGATGTCATGTTTAACTTCGAGCTACGCGACGATATCGTGATCGGACAACCTTTCAG CGTCGTGTTGCTGATTAAAAATAGAAGCAATTACAACGAGTATGAGGTCTCGGTGATTTTAAGAGTAGAGACGGTTCTGTACACCGGACGGGTCGGCGACCCAGTGAAGAGATTAAATATCGATCGACTGGTGAGATCTGGAGTCCTCGAGGAAGTGCGTATGGATGTATCCTGGGAGGAATACGGGCCTCGACTGTTGAATCAGTGCGCATTCAATATCTCCTGCCTGGCCACCATTAAGGACACCAATTTCGAGTACTTTGCGCAAGACGATTTTCGCGTGAGGAAACCCGACATTAAAATCACG TTGGAGAACGAGCCGGAAGTTGGCAAGACGCTAAACGCGAcagcgaaatttcaaaatccgCTACCCATCCCATTGAAGAAGTGCAGATTCTTGATCGAGGGACCCGGAATGGACGAGCAGCTGAAATTGAAACTGTCGGACCAGGTAGAGGTGGACGCGTACGCGGAATGTTCGTTCTCTATGGTACCGAAATTCGAAGGCCGCGCCACGATCGCCGCGAAATTTTACTCGAAAGAGCTCGAGGACGTTGACGGTTTCGTCAATTTTATGGTAAAATCGATGAAAGCTGTTACAAACGGCGAGTAA
- the Tg gene encoding transglutaminase isoform X1, whose protein sequence is MDSVFRSFSRDEFAFPSPRRMFYRFYDRYRSFNDRRPNPFPFRFYWEDFGVPVLTIADVDPCIAENGVNHRTSRYDLMTRQDDKSRLVVRRGQEFYLHLTLSRDYEPSIDGMSIIFTVDGVERPLYGHGTLVATAVLYPGEPSEGSWHATIDAIQHNFIRLKIVAAPDAIIGKWRIDIDTKNKNLDGAVSYTVKQPFYLIFNPWCREDAVYMEEEDQRQEYVMAEDGLIWRGSYNRLRPTVWKYSQFERDILDCALHLMIQVGKVRIHGRNDPVVISRVLSAAVNSPDDNGAVMGNWSDDFGGGTPPTKWLGSQKILQQYYKTKKPVKYGQCWVFSGVLATVCRTLGLPCRVVTNYASAHDTQSSLTVDYFVDAEGKVMEEMNSDSIWNFHVWNEVWMTRLDLSPEYSGWQAIDATPQELSEDAYRCGPASVAAVKKGEVLRPYDNAFLFAEVNADKVFWRYNGPTQPLKLIRKDVFGIGQFISTKAIGRWAREDITHTYKYPEKSEEERAAMLKALRQSQSLFSRYYLNEEFNDVMFNFELRDDIVIGQPFSVVLLIKNRSNYNEYEVSVILRVETVLYTGRVGDPVKRLNIDRLVRSGVLEEVRMDVSWEEYGPRLLNQCAFNISCLATIKDTNFEYFAQDDFRVRKPDIKITLENEPEVGKTLNATAKFQNPLPIPLKKCRFLIEGPGMDEQLKLKLSDQVEVDAYAECSFSMVPKFEGRATIAAKFYSKELEDVDGFVNFMVKSMKAVTNGE, encoded by the exons ATGGATTCagtctttcgttcgttttcgaGGGACGAGTTTGCATTCCCGAGTCCTCGAAGGATGTTTTATAGATTTTACGATCGTTACCGGTCTTTCAATGATCGCCGTCCCAATCCCTTTCCCTTCAGATTTTACT GGGAAGATTTTGGAGTTCCAGTGTTGACGATCGCGGACGTGGATCCGTGTATCGCCGAGAATGGAGTCAATCACAGAACGTCCAGATACGACTTGATGACTAGACAGGACGACAAATCTAGGCTGGTCGTTAGACGGGGACAAGAATTTTACTTACACTTGACTTTGTCCAGAGATTACGAGCCAAGTATCGATGGTATGTCGATAATTTTCACGGTTGACGGAGTCGAGAGGCCGCTATACGGGCACGGAACCCTCGTTGCGACGGCTGTTCTTTATCCGGGAGAACCGTCCGAGGGTTCCTGGCATGCCACCATTGACGCTATTCAAcacaattttattcgattgaAG ATCGTAGCAGCTCCCGACGCGATAATAGGCAAGTGGAGGATAGACATCGACACCAAGAACAAGAATTTAGACGGAGCCGTTAGTTACACGGTGAAACAACCGTTTTATCTAATTTTCAATCCCTGGTGCAGAG AGGACGCGGTGTACATGGAGGAGGAGGATCAGCGACAGGAGTACGTGATGGCGGAGGATGGTTTGATATGGCGTGGAAGCTACAATCGTCTGAGACCAACGGTTTGGAAATATTCGCAGTTCGAGCGAGACATATTAGATTGCGCGCTGCATCTGATGATTCAAGTTGGGAAGGTTCGAATACACGGCAGAAACGACCCTGTCGTTATATCTCGCGTTCTGTCGGCAGCT GTAAATTCGCCGGATGACAATGGCGCGGTAATGGGTAACTGGTCCGACGATTTTGGAGGTGGTACACCACCGACCAAATGGTTGGGTTCGCAAAAGATCCTGCAACAATACTATAAGACTAAGAAACCGGTCAAGTATGGTCAATGCTGGGTATTCTCAGGAGTGTTGGCCACCGTTTGCCGTACCCTGGGACTACCTTGTCGCGTGGTAACCAATTACGCGAGCGCGCACGACACTCAGAGCAGCTTGACCGTCGACTATTTCGTCGACGCCGAGGGGAAAGTTATGGAGGAGATGAACAGCGATTCGATATG GAATTTCCACGTGTGGAACGAGGTATGGATGACTCGATTGGACTTGTCGCCGGAATATTCTGGTTGGCAAGCGATCGATGCGACTCCTCAAGAATTGAGCGAAGACGCGTACCGTTGCGGACCGGCTTCCGTCGCCGCTGTGAAGAAAGGCGAGGTTCTCCGACCTTACGACAATGCTTTCCTCTTCGCCGAGGTTAACGCGGATAAAGTGTTTTGGCGTTACAACGGACCGACTCAACCTTTAAAGTTGATTCGAAAGGACGTGTTCGG CATCGGGCAATTTATTAGCACAAAAGCGATCGGTAGATGGGCGAGGGAAGATATCACTCATACCTACAAGTATCCAGAAA AGTCGGAGGAAGAACGGGCTGCCATGTTGAAGGCGTTGCGTCAAAGTCAGTCGTTGTTTAGTCGTTATTACCTCAACGAGGAGTTCAACGATGTCATGTTTAACTTCGAGCTACGCGACGATATCGTGATCGGACAACCTTTCAG CGTCGTGTTGCTGATTAAAAATAGAAGCAATTACAACGAGTATGAGGTCTCGGTGATTTTAAGAGTAGAGACGGTTCTGTACACCGGACGGGTCGGCGACCCAGTGAAGAGATTAAATATCGATCGACTGGTGAGATCTGGAGTCCTCGAGGAAGTGCGTATGGATGTATCCTGGGAGGAATACGGGCCTCGACTGTTGAATCAGTGCGCATTCAATATCTCCTGCCTGGCCACCATTAAGGACACCAATTTCGAGTACTTTGCGCAAGACGATTTTCGCGTGAGGAAACCCGACATTAAAATCACG TTGGAGAACGAGCCGGAAGTTGGCAAGACGCTAAACGCGAcagcgaaatttcaaaatccgCTACCCATCCCATTGAAGAAGTGCAGATTCTTGATCGAGGGACCCGGAATGGACGAGCAGCTGAAATTGAAACTGTCGGACCAGGTAGAGGTGGACGCGTACGCGGAATGTTCGTTCTCTATGGTACCGAAATTCGAAGGCCGCGCCACGATCGCCGCGAAATTTTACTCGAAAGAGCTCGAGGACGTTGACGGTTTCGTCAATTTTATGGTAAAATCGATGAAAGCTGTTACAAACGGCGAGTAA
- the LOC139992365 gene encoding mitochondrial import inner membrane translocase subunit Tim21 produces the protein MASTRVISCISYKRLIAVSSLKNVYILSNFSINSNFRQNALYCTKKSITKTDPVEHENKIQVGFADVVKENTKSIGYLGVIISGIGITAFMFYMIFDELFSNKSPNSVYSKALDRCIKHPKVTDALGEPIKAYGEESRRGRRSHISHITFEKDGVRHMRMKFYIQGIRRRATVNLEVQEDESGNYMYRYLYVLVDDILQTIIKIEDNREEKKSSSTETELEWN, from the exons ATGGCATCAACACGAGTAATCAGTTGCATTTCGTACAAAAGACTCATAGCAGTCTCTAGtctaaaaaatgtatacattctttctaattttagtattaattctaattttcgACAAAATGCATTATATTGTACAAAAAAATCAATTACTAAAACAGATCCTGTTgaacatgaaaataaaatacaagttGGATTTGCGGATGTAG ttaaagaaaatacaaaatctaTTGGATATTTAGGTGTAATAATTAGTGGTATAGGAATTACTGCTTTCATGTTTTATATGATTTTTGatgaattattttccaataaaagtCCAAACAGCGTATACAGTAAAGCATTAGATCGCTGCATCAAACATCCTAAAGTAACAGATGCCCTAGGAGAACCAATAAAAGCATATGGAGAAGAGAGCAGACGTGGACGTAGAAGTCACATAAG tcATATTACCTTTGAGAAGGATGGAGTACGTCATatgagaatgaaattttatattcaaggtATAAGGAGACGTGCAACTGTGAATTTAGAAGTGCAGGAa GATGAATCTGGCAATTATATGTACAGATATTTATATGTACTTGTGGATGATATTTTGCAAactattattaaaatagaagataacagagaggaaaagaagagcTCCAGTACTGAAACAGAACTTGAATGGAATTAA
- the E(y)2 gene encoding enhancer of yellow 2, giving the protein MKTAPHQRLVMVGDRDGLKELLRRRLVECGWRDQVKLICKDLIKEHGHDITYDKLLSMVTTKARTLVPDSVKKELLQKIKNQLIAQEEKLKM; this is encoded by the exons ATGAAGACTGCTCCACACCAAAGGCTAGTTATGGTTGGAGATCGCGACGg GCTAAAAGAGTTGCTACGTCGTCGATTAGTTGAATGTGGATGGAGAGATCAAGTAAAATTAATCTGCAAGgatttaataaaagaacatGGTCATGATATTACTTATGATAAATTGCTTTCAATGGTTACAACTAAAGCAAGAACACTTGTTCCAGACTCTGTTAAAAAGGAACTcctacagaaaataaaaaatcaactGATTGctcaagaagaaaaattaaaaatgtaa
- the Nedd8 gene encoding nedd8 ubiquitin like modifier produces the protein MLIKVKTLTGKEIEIDIEPTDKVERIKERVEEKEGIPPQQQRLIFSGKQMNDEKTAQDYKVQGGSVLHLVLALRGGL, from the exons ATGTTGATCAAAGTGAAG ACTCTCACCGGAAAGGAG ATTGAAATAGATATAGAACCTACAGATAAGGTAGAAAGGATTAAGGAAAGagtggaagaaaaagaagggatACCGCCTCAGCAACAGCGATTGATATTTTCTGGAAAGCAAAT GAATGACGAAAAAACGGCGCAAGATTATAAAGTTCAAGGTGGATCAGTACTGCATTTGGTACTCGCATTAAGAGGGGGTTTATAA